One genomic region from Sphingobacterium multivorum encodes:
- a CDS encoding response regulator, translating into MRNKKTILIIEDNIDIREGTTEILELTGRYDVITAENGRVGVDLATRHIPDLILCDIMMPELDGYGVLFMLSKIESTAKIPFIFLTAKAERADMRKAMEMGADDYLTKPFDDVELMNAIDVRLKRHEQLAADVPREDDLSLSAEEQVLLLQELLANSRVKTVKKKQSIYEKDDSPTYVYFVKSGQVRSFKSYKDGRELSTGIFIAGNYFGYASILLNDNYEDYAEAVEPSEIVLIPKDSFLELLWKKPAIASKFIKLLSVDLREKEEQLLGFAYHSVRKRVANALISVAEKSGININEVNACTIDVTRDGLASIAGTANETVSRMLSDFKEEKLISKEKGKIYINSIKNLRDVKQ; encoded by the coding sequence TATTGAAGATAATATTGATATCCGAGAGGGGACTACCGAAATATTGGAGTTGACAGGGAGGTATGATGTCATTACTGCTGAAAATGGACGTGTTGGAGTCGACCTGGCGACAAGACATATTCCTGATCTGATTCTCTGTGATATCATGATGCCTGAATTAGATGGTTATGGCGTCTTATTTATGTTAAGCAAAATTGAAAGTACGGCTAAAATTCCGTTCATTTTTCTGACCGCCAAAGCGGAACGCGCAGACATGCGCAAAGCGATGGAGATGGGAGCAGATGATTATCTGACCAAACCTTTTGATGATGTTGAATTGATGAATGCAATAGATGTTCGTCTCAAAAGACATGAGCAGCTGGCAGCAGATGTTCCGCGGGAAGATGATTTGAGTTTGAGTGCCGAAGAGCAGGTTTTATTGCTACAAGAGCTCCTGGCCAATTCACGGGTGAAGACCGTGAAGAAAAAACAGTCTATTTATGAAAAAGACGATTCGCCAACATACGTCTATTTCGTGAAATCGGGTCAGGTACGTAGCTTTAAATCGTATAAAGATGGACGCGAGCTGTCTACGGGTATTTTTATTGCAGGAAATTACTTTGGCTATGCCTCGATCTTGTTGAATGATAATTATGAAGACTACGCCGAAGCAGTTGAGCCAAGTGAAATTGTCTTGATACCAAAAGACAGTTTTCTGGAGCTGTTATGGAAAAAGCCTGCAATAGCCAGTAAATTTATTAAACTTCTTTCTGTCGATTTGCGGGAAAAGGAAGAGCAATTGCTTGGCTTTGCCTATCATTCTGTCCGTAAGCGGGTCGCCAATGCTTTGATTAGCGTTGCTGAAAAAAGTGGAATCAATATAAACGAGGTCAATGCATGTACAATTGATGTGACACGGGATGGCCTAGCTTCAATTGCAGGGACAGCCAATGAAACTGTTTCCCGTATGCTCTCCGACTTTAAAGAAGAAAAACTGATTTCAAAAGAAAAAGGTAAAATATACATCAATTCGATCAAGAATCTCCGTGACGTGAAGCAGTAG
- a CDS encoding lactate dehydrogenase, translating into MKVVVYNVRSFEKEFWALANAKQHDLTLISNGLNAETQNYARGKDAVVISVSDILDENMLLNLKGLGINKIMTRSKDTAHIDLVKAGDLNIQIANAPFEDQSPKGLAEQTVRNLNLWGIEKCVGKACCCISDCAKKIK; encoded by the coding sequence ATGAAAGTAGTAGTATATAATGTAAGGTCATTTGAAAAAGAGTTTTGGGCATTGGCAAATGCCAAACAACATGATTTGACTTTGATTTCAAATGGATTAAATGCGGAGACACAGAATTACGCGCGTGGAAAAGATGCGGTAGTTATTTCCGTAAGCGATATTTTGGACGAGAATATGCTACTTAATTTAAAAGGGTTGGGAATCAATAAAATTATGACCCGCAGTAAAGATACTGCTCATATCGATTTGGTGAAAGCCGGAGATTTAAATATTCAGATTGCCAATGCACCGTTCGAAGACCAGAGTCCCAAAGGACTGGCCGAGCAGACCGTACGGAATCTCAACTTATGGGGAATAGAAAAATGTGTTGGTAAAGCCTGTTGTTGTATAAGCGACTGCGCTAAAAAAATAAAATAA
- the hemN gene encoding oxygen-independent coproporphyrinogen III oxidase, with amino-acid sequence MVTSQVKMEELVQKYNVAAPRYTSYPTVPFWDNDAFSRVAWTDQVFRTFGQSKEKGISLYIHLPFCESLCTYCGCNTRITKNHRVEEPYIVSLLKEWEMYVALFKGERPLLAEIHLGGGTPTFFHPDNLKVLIEGILKHADLAPDRSFSFEAHPANTTIAHLQTLFDLGFRRLSLGIQDFDPLVQFVINRHQTSAEVEEVMLNARKIGFESINFDLIYGLPKQTLATVADTIQKSMLLAPDRISFYSYAHVPWIKPGQRHYTEADLPNGAAKLALYNLGKKMILAHGYEDVGMDHFAKREDELFVAFQQERLHRNFMGYADRFSPLLIGIGVSSISDAWGAFAQNVKTVEEYHKLIDAGVLPVVKGHILNEEDLLVRRYILDMMCKGKVQLQTGSLLNEQIIEELSELVADGLVSITGDLIQCTAVGRSFLRNICMAFDQRLLRSRTQNQLFSQAI; translated from the coding sequence ATGGTTACATCGCAGGTTAAAATGGAAGAATTGGTACAAAAATATAATGTTGCCGCACCGCGCTATACAAGTTACCCAACCGTTCCCTTTTGGGATAATGACGCATTTTCCAGGGTAGCTTGGACCGATCAAGTCTTTCGTACCTTTGGGCAATCGAAAGAGAAAGGAATTAGCCTGTATATCCATCTTCCTTTTTGTGAAAGCCTCTGTACGTATTGTGGCTGCAATACGCGCATTACAAAGAACCATCGTGTTGAAGAACCCTATATTGTGTCCCTTTTGAAGGAATGGGAAATGTATGTCGCTTTATTTAAAGGAGAAAGACCGTTATTGGCAGAAATACATTTGGGTGGTGGCACGCCTACCTTTTTCCATCCAGATAATTTGAAGGTACTCATTGAGGGGATCCTTAAACATGCAGACCTGGCCCCTGATCGTTCGTTCTCTTTTGAAGCTCACCCCGCCAACACAACGATCGCGCATTTACAAACCTTATTTGATTTGGGATTTCGGCGCCTGAGCCTGGGAATACAGGATTTTGATCCACTTGTACAGTTTGTGATCAACCGGCATCAAACATCGGCGGAAGTGGAAGAGGTTATGCTGAATGCGCGGAAAATCGGATTTGAGTCCATTAATTTTGACCTGATTTACGGATTGCCTAAGCAGACGCTTGCGACCGTTGCCGATACCATTCAAAAGTCGATGCTGCTCGCTCCAGACCGGATCTCTTTTTATAGCTATGCCCACGTGCCATGGATAAAACCTGGTCAACGACATTATACCGAAGCAGATCTACCGAATGGTGCGGCCAAACTTGCCCTGTATAATCTTGGGAAAAAAATGATTTTAGCCCATGGCTATGAAGATGTCGGTATGGATCATTTTGCGAAAAGAGAGGATGAGTTATTTGTGGCTTTTCAACAAGAGCGATTACATCGCAATTTTATGGGGTATGCTGATCGGTTTAGCCCCCTGTTAATCGGTATTGGCGTCTCTTCGATCAGTGATGCCTGGGGGGCTTTTGCCCAAAATGTGAAGACCGTCGAAGAATACCATAAACTTATTGACGCAGGGGTACTGCCAGTTGTAAAAGGACATATACTCAATGAGGAGGATCTTCTCGTAAGACGTTATATCCTGGATATGATGTGTAAAGGTAAGGTGCAGTTGCAGACGGGGTCGTTGTTGAATGAACAGATTATTGAAGAATTGTCCGAACTCGTTGCAGATGGTTTAGTCTCCATAACGGGCGACCTTATTCAATGTACTGCCGTTGGGCGCTCCTTTTTGAGAAATATCTGTATGGCCTTTGATCAGCGATTATTGCGTTCAAGGACGCAAAATCAATTATTTAGTCAGGCAATTTAG